Proteins co-encoded in one Candida albicans SC5314 chromosome 3, complete sequence genomic window:
- a CDS encoding uncharacterized protein (Putative vacuolar membrane transporter for cationic amino acids; Spider biofilm induced) produces MGDFLSFTSCLVNIDIVLDFQLYLSVFFLCNDVTLCFQYYYYNSVYPRLQQQQQQQQRQQSYVPLSTDTSDSSRLTMTNNEDRDISIYQAQDIQQIKHANSNQSTSEDFVNSTPSSYDSINDNDNGSIIKKSIVGAILNTGHAVALPISTETFCKRDTEDKSTSSVGLYLAWGCTLVYCLSRCPQLYKNYKRKSVDGISPLLFASALMGNLTYTLSILTSCEFAFGSNRQDFILKELPYILGSAGTIVFDIGYFYQKYLYRNSGRNTSAMTLESWSDIETRRTNDN; encoded by the coding sequence ATGGGGGATTTTTTAAGTTTCACCAGTTGTTTAGTGAACATCGATATTGTATtagattttcaattatatcTAAGTGTTTTCTTCCTATGTAATGATGTGACGTTATGCTtccaatattattattacaataGTGTTTATCCTAggttacaacaacaacaacaacagcagcagcgGCAGCAACTGTATGTGCCGTTGAGTACTGATACGAGTGACTCTTCCAGGCTTACCATGACGAACAACGAAGACAGAGATATATCGATATATCAAGCACAAgatattcaacaaattaagCATGctaattcaaatcaatccACAAGTGAAGATTTCGTCAACTCGACCCCCAGTAGTTatgattcaataaatgataatgacAATGGGTccataattaaaaaatccATTGTGGGGGCCATTTTGAATACTGGTCATGCCGTCGCGTTGCCCATATCGACAGAAACATTCTGTAAAAGAGACACAGAAGATAAAAGTACCAGTTCAGTGGGGTTGTATCTTGCATGGGGGTGTACATTAGtttattgtttatcaaGATGTCCTCAATTATACAAGAATTATAAACGAAAATCGGTTGATGGGATATCACCATTGTTATTTGCTTCAGCATTAATGGGCAATTTGACTTATACATTGTCGATTTTAACTAGTTGTGAATTTGCATTTGGTTCAAATAGACAAGACTTtatattgaaagaattgcCTTATATTTTGGGGAGTGCTGGTACGattgtttttgatattgGCTATTTTTATCAGAAATATTTGTATCGTAACAGTGGTAGAAACACATCAGCTATGACATTAGAAAGTTGGAGTGATATTGAAACTCGTAGAACTAATGATAATTAG
- the CCC1 gene encoding Ccc1p (Manganese transporter; required for normal filamentous growth; mRNA binds She3, localized to hyphal tips; repressed by NO, alkaline pH; colony morphology-related regulation by Ssn6; regulated by Sef1, Sfu1, Hap43; Spider biofilm induced): protein MSLVAIKNGISKLVSSKDASDAELERVERLIDSNQIPYGSTDSNDERAQQLAREEAIIQAAASISAASSSENKEEEGVDSITAFFNTFDPRVMSDIIIGLSDGLTVPFALTAGLSSLGDSKLVITGGMAELVSGAISMGLGGYLAAKSESEYYFSQVKKEKLEFFKKPEAINQDAAEIMFELGASEQTIISFLKDLDAKPKNLIDFVIRYGKGLEEPAAGRELTSALTIGASYFLGGFVPLLPYFFTKEVGTGLIISVVAMLVVLMLFGYFKCSISMGEGCPNHKKFAAGFEMVVVGSIAAGAAWGLVFLIE, encoded by the coding sequence ATGTCTCTTGTTGCAATAAAAAACGGTATATCTAAACTTGTGCTGAGCAAAGATGCCTCCGATGCTGAACTTGAAAGAGTGGAAAGATTAATAGACAGCAATCAAATTCCATATGGATCAACTGACAGTAACGATGAAAGAGCTCAACAACTTGCCAGAGAGGAAGCTATCATTCAAGCTGCTGCTTCTATATCGGCAGCATCATCTAgtgaaaacaaagaagaagaaggagtCGACAGCATTACCgcatttttcaatactttTGATCCAAGGGTTATGTCAGATATCATCATTGGATTATCTGATGGGTTAACTGTCCCATTTGCATTGACCGCTGGTTTATCATCTTTAGGTGACTCCAAGTTGGTTATCACTGGTGGTATGGCTGAATTGGTATCAGGGGCCATATCCATGGGGTTAGGTGGTTATTTAGCTGCAAAGTCAGAATCAGAATATTACTTTAGTCAAgttaaaaaggaaaaattggaatttttcaagaaaCCTGAAGCAATTAACCAAGATGCTGCCGAAATCATGTTTGAATTAGGGGCTAGTGAACAAACTATCATATCATTCTTAAAAGATTTGGATGCAAAACCGAAAAATTTAATAGATTTTGTCATCAGATACGGTAAAGGCTTGGAAGAGCCAGCAGCCGGCAGAGAATTAACATCAGCCCTTACAATTGGTGCTTCATATTTCCTTGGTGGGTTTGTGCCATTATTACCATACTTTTTCACTAAAGAAGTGGGCACAGGTTTAATAATAAGTGTGGTGGCAATGTTGGTGGTGCTTATGTTATTTGGTTATTTCAAATGTAGTATTTCTATGGGTGAAGGTTGTCCAAATCATAAAAAATTTGCTGCTGGTTTTGaaatggttgttgttggatcAATAGCAGCAGGTGCCGCTTGGGGATTGGTGTTCTTGATAGAGTAA
- the GTT11 gene encoding Gtt11p (Glutathione S-transferase, localized to ER; induced in exponentially growing cells, under oxidative stress; induced by nitric oxide; Spider biofilm induced), whose translation MSDTKIIVHWLNYSRSQRVIWLLEELNIPFELKVYLRNKQFRAPKELENVHPLGKSPVIEVIDTKTGESEVIAETGHIFNYILSNYDTTNILTPANRKLQNQVDYFLHYAEGTLQPNLVALLVHGFAKQQAPFGTKFLMGLLVNGIDSMFYIPELKKNLNYLEDIMRKQHENGSNYFVGDKLSGADIILEFPVITNIFQNKRGAEQLGAGDVEKEYPHLNQWAEDIKKEPKYIKAQELVAKHETVKPNI comes from the exons ATGTCTGACACCAAAATTATTGTTCACTG GCTTAACTATTCCCGTTCACAAAGAGTCATTTGGTTAttggaagaattgaatattCCATTTGAATTAAAAGTCTACTTGagaaacaaacaattcaGAGCTCCCAAAGAATTGGAGAATGTTCACCCATTGGGAAAGTCCCCTGTCATTGAAGTTATTGATACCAAGACTGGTGAATCTGAAGTGATTGCTGAAACTGGCCATATTTTTAACTATATCTTGTCAAACTATGACACCACTAATATCTTGACTCCTGCCAATCGTAAACTTCAAAACCAAGTTGATTACTTTTTGCATTACGCTGAAGGAACATTACAACCTAACTTGGTTGCTTTATTAGTTCATGGATTTGCTAAACAACAAGCACCATTTGGAACCAAATTCTTAATGGGATTATTGGTCAATGGAATTGATAGTATGTTTTACATTcctgaattgaaaaagaactTGAACTATTTAGAAGACATTATGCGCAAGCAACATGAAAATGGTAGTAACTACTTTGTTGGCGATAAACTCTCWGGTGCTGATATTATTTTGGAATTCCCTGTGATTACCAAYATTTTCCAAAACAAACGTGGGGCTGAACAGCTTGGTGCTGGTGACGTCGAAAAAGAGTATCCACATTTGAACCAATGGGCAGAAGACATAAAAAAGGAACCCAAATACATCAAGGCTCAAGAATTGGTTGCTAAACACGAAACTGTTAAGCCTAACATTTAG
- the PHB1 gene encoding Phb1p (Putative prohibitin; identified in detergent-resistant membrane fraction (possible lipid raft component); predicted N-terminal acetylation; Hap43p-repressed gene), translating to MSQRIADFVSKIALPAGITIALAQSALYDVPGGKRAVIFDRLKGVKQGVIGEGTHFLVPWLQKAVIFDVRVEPRVITTTTGSKDLQNVSLTLRVLSRPEVRKLPTIYQTLGLDYGERVLPAIGNEILKSIVAQFDAAELITQREVVSARIRQELSRRAAEFNIELEDVSITHMTFGREFTKAVEKKQIAQQDAERSKYLVERAEQEKKAAIIRAEGEAESADVVSKALAKAGDGLLMIRRLEASKDIASTLANSPNITYLPNGGAGGSDSDGSKNSLLLNIGR from the coding sequence ATGTCACAACGAATTGCAGATTTTGTTTCCAAGATAGCCTTGCCGGCTGGTATCACCATTGCATTGGCACAATCAGCCTTGTATGATGTTCCTGGGGGTAAGCGTGCAGTTATATTTGACCGTTTAAAGGGGGTCAAACAGGGAGTTATTGGCGAAGGTACCCACTTTTTGGTGCCATGGTTACAAAAAGCAGTGATATTTGATGTTAGAGTTGAACCACGAGTAATTACTACCACTACAGGATCAAAGGATTTACAGAATGTTTCATTGACATTGAGGGTGTTGAGTAGACCCGAAGTAAGAAAATTGCCTACCATTTACCAAACTTTGGGGTTGGATTACGGAGAAAGAGTGTTGCCTGCCATTggtaatgaaattttgaaatcgATTGTGGCACAATTTGATGCTGCTGAATTGATCACCCAGAGAGAGGTTGTTTCTGCCAGAATAAGACAAGAGTTGTCAAGAAGAGCTGCAGAGTTCAATATAGAATTGGAAGATGTGTCGATTACACATATGACATTTGGTAGAGAGTTCACCAAAGCCGtggaaaagaaacaaattgcACAACAAGATGCAGAAAGATCAAAGTACCTTGTGGAGAGAGCAGAACAGGAAAAGAAGGCTGCGATTATCAGAGCTGAAGGGGAGGCCGAATCAGCAGACGTTGTTTCCAAGGCGTTGGCCAAAGCTGGGGATGGGTTATTGATGATCAGAAGATTGGAGGCATCAAAGGACATTGCATCAACATTGGCCAACTCACCAAATATCACTTATTTACCTAATGGTGGCGCTGGCGGCAGCGATAGCGACGGGTCCAAAAACtcattattgttgaatattgGCCGTTAA
- a CDS encoding uncharacterized protein (Predicted ORF from Assembly 19; removed from Assembly 20; subsequently reinstated in Assembly 21 based on comparative genome analysis), with translation MIANSTNISNRMFRSQRIIILSILAAFLVLLGITSLSGHHQVVVNSVKSMSNKASDSISEFYNKVDSSLSSDEKELIEEGKADAEKLAELADEKSKEIKEEENSNPQQK, from the coding sequence ATGATAGCTAACTCAACCAATATATCCAATCGTATGTTCAGATCTCAAAGGATAATCATATTGAGTATCTTAGCTGCATTCCTTGTGTTACTTGGAATTACATCATTATCCGGTCACCATCAAGTTGTGGTTAACTCAGTTAAGTCCATGTCTAATAAGGCCAGCGATTCAATTTCGGAATTTTACAATAAAGTTGATTCCTCGTTATCGAGTGATGAGAAAGAATTAATAGAAGAGGGAAAAGCTGATGCGGAAAAATTGGCTGAACTTGCTGATGAAAAACTGAAGGAAATTAAAGAGGAAGAGAATAGTAATCCACAACAGAAATAA
- the ORC3 gene encoding origin recognition complex subunit 3 (Protein similar to S. cerevisiae Orc3p, which is a component of the origin recognition complex involved in DNA replication; mutation confers hypersensitivity to toxic ergosterol analog; induced under hydroxyurea treatment), protein MTQRKRSSPEDDLSNSSDSELESPQLENDDDLKTHYYITPKTNSTDSSFENVYCRVTSQPKQPQKNTTPFLSLLDGNESSENVSRRFELYNQVWANQSDKIQSILNNANDELFKDLIQFVNLENLQQLSVGYVQLTTNTANNLRILQEFYQYIQRKSDYDYKLITLNSKHFTYNIKATLREVVKQFYDTCQIVEEMHRLNYDLDAIDDWFDEERLYNSRLVLVLEDTNLINNQLLNQLLKILSSYVGKWPLKIVMGLSCETVSSWINGNLTNELRIGIEGHKFKSNDNKSLGYIILNNLFLTPELTPENPLLINSTLSTIILNRFENSNNSIDALIAEIKLCYMIYFYRSPLSILIAEENPQPQELYADGLRKLSSFKKYIELKLHQGDRSVKDLLNNDKSVIKLFNESRSNFRKFKLAVMNAINIIYQLHPNKPKQKFELYKLLINHKLLNSKYLYESVKNLSKLSDSVLGKVLIGLTDNCTEILDGISDNHLIQLIKGLGELSDLRGVSDKLQNYFDNSILTTPLEYMVFHEVFSMDGGLIQEKFTKPPLFEENYENLMINLLRPNLRATIERGLDNYETYLANPLIENSVEQPLMPPTLTHLFKLYKEAPTTINLYDFYQAFKSTLDEKELSLQLSTNEDWEKLTYAWFVQNCHELMLMGILQQKPKGDFLEKAIWKGI, encoded by the coding sequence ATGACACAGAGAAAAAGATCATCTCCTGAAGATGACCTTAGTAACTCATCAGATTCAGAGCTTGAATCACCTCAGTTAGAAAATGACGATGATTTAAAGACACACTATTACATAACCCCCAAAACAAACAGCACCGACTCgtcatttgaaaatgtttaCTGCAGAGTAACTAGTCAACCAAAGCAACCACAGAAAAATACCACGCCATTCTTGAGCTTGTTGGACGGAAATGAGTCTAGTGAAAATGTGCTGCGCAGATTTGAGTTGTACAATCAGGTATGGGCAAATCAATCGGACAAAATTCAgtcaattttaaataatgcCAACGATGAACTATTCAAGGATTTGATCCAATTTGTAAATCTAGAAAACTTACAACAACTATCAGTTGGATATGTGCAATTGACAACAAACACTGCCAATAACTTGAGAATCTTGCAGGAGTTTTATCAATACATTCAGAGAAAGTCAGACTACGActataaattaattactCTTAATTCCAAGCATTTTACATACAATATAAAGGCAACGTTGCGAGAAGTTGTCAAACAGTTTTATGACACCTGCCAGATAGTTGAGGAAATGCACAGGCTAAACTATGATCTTGATGCTATTGATGATTGGTTCGATGAAGAAAGATTGTACAACTCGAGGTTAGTTTTGGTTTTAGAAGATACCAATTTGATTAACAATCAacttttaaatcaattactCAAAATATTGCTGTCATATGTTGGAAAATGGCCTCTCAAAATTGTTATGGGACTATCATGTGAAACAGTCAGCTCATGGATAAATGGTAACTTGACTAATGAACTAAGAATTGGGATTGAAGGTCACAAGTTTAAAAGTAATGACAATAAGAGTTTGGGATATATCATTTTAAACAACTTATTCTTGACACCAGAATTGACACCAGAGAATCCATTGTTGATTAATAGTACATTGAGTacaattattttgaatagGTTTGAAAACTCAAATAATTCTATCGATGCCTTGATTGCCGAGATAAAATTATGTTatatgatttatttttaccGACTGCCCTTGTCTATTCTTATTGCGGAAGAGAACCCTCAACCTCAAGAATTGTATGCAGATGGATTAAGGAAACTCTCTTCATTTAAAAAGTACATTGAATTAAAGCTACACCAAGGTGACCGCAGTGTCAAGGATTTGTTAAATAATGACAAGTCAGTGATAAAACTATTCAACGAATCACGAAGTAATTTCCggaaattcaaattagCTGTTATGAATGccatcaatatcatttaCCAATTACATCCTAATAAACCGAAACAGAAATTTGAGctttataaattattaatcaatcatAAATTgctaaattcaaaatactTGTACGAACTGGTGAAAAACTTGTCCAAACTATCAGATTCAGTTCTTGGGAAAGTGCTTATTGGGTTGACAGACAATTGCACGGAGATACTTGATGGAATAAGTGACAACCATTTAATTCAACTAATAAAAGGCTTAGGTGAATTGTCAGATTTGAGAGGCGTCAGCGATAaacttcaaaattattttgataacaGTATATTAACTACACCTTTGGAATACATGGTATTTCATGAAGTGTTTTCCATGGACGGAGGTCTAATCCAAGAGAAATTCACGAAGCCACCATtgtttgaagaaaattacGAAAACTTGATGATCAACTTGTTGCGACCAAATCTCAGAGCTACAATAGAGCGTGGCTTGGATAACTATGAAACCTATTTGGCCAATCCGTTGATTGAAAATAGTGTAGAACAACCATTGATGCCACCAACATTGACtcatttgtttaaattgtACAAGGAAGCACCAACAACTATCAATTTATACGACTTTTATCAGGCGTTCAAGTCTACTTTAGATGAAAAAGAACTCTCATTGCAGTTGTCAACAAATGAGGACTGGGAGAAATTAACTTATGCGTGGTTTGTCCAAAATTGCCACGAGTTGATGCTTATGGGAAttttacaacaaaaacCAAAGGGTGATTTTTTGGAAAAGGCAATATGGAAAGGtatctaa
- a CDS encoding diacylglycerol O-acyltransferase (Putative diacylglycerol acyltransferase; catalyzes the terminal step of triacylglycerol formation; flow model biofilm induced; Spider biofilm induced): protein MTDTSDLKPEHTEKATGLSTSKEVPESTLTQRKQPSTPATQTSKRPTPAKKKRAFINVAPLNTPLSHRLETLGVVWHCISIPFFICLFFFMISLGLFGWIVIVLPYFIWWYGFDLHTPTNGKVAYRYRNSMKNFIIWDWFVRYFPIKVYKSVELEPTFKEVLVEETESSEDDDEQDLVSERSRTLVDKVFKFFGLKKRLNDTSSGKSETYKTVSTGPRYIFGYHPHGVISMGGVGLFATNSLRNEPYTPFLKFLKPFFHDSSKGERLFPGLGNIFLLTITTQFAIPFYRDYLMGLGVTSASAKNIRSLISNGDNSVCIVVGGAEESLLNNMVAKHARVGYGYKENQDINGSDAEDDQPEEEEQQQQQQPNGSVEVDKKTTKEVGEKTSSQPSKREVKLILNKRKGFVKLAIELGNVALVPTFAFGEADVYRLVQPSPTSMMYKFQKWMKGIFSFTIPLFSARGVFIYDYGLLPFRNPINICVGKPIYIPAGALQEYKQQHPEEFTEEETKPPMKKSGSFTDIFKMNGETPKVSTIKTKIPPALLDKYHKLYVDELRNVYEENKHKFGYGDVEFSIVE from the coding sequence ATGACAGACACATCTGACCTTAAACCAGAACATACAGAGAAGGCTACAGGGCTCTCTACTTCTAAGGAAGTGCCTGAATCCACACTCACACAAAGAAAACAACCGTCCACTCCAGCTACACAGACTTCAAAGCGTCCAACTCcagcaaagaaaaaacgTGCATTTATCAATGTGGCTCCGCTAAATACCCCATTGTCTCATCGACTCGAAACATTGGGGGTGGTTTGGCATTGTATTAGTATTCccttttttatttgcttgttttttttcatgATATCGTTGGGTTTATTTGGGTGGATTGTGATAGTCTTGCCATACTTTATTTGGTGGTACGGATTTGATTTGCATACCCCAACTAATGGTAAGGTTGCTTATCGATACCGTAATTcgatgaaaaatttcatcatctgGGATTGGTTTGTCAGATATTTCCCTATAAAGGTTTATAAGTCTGTCGAATTGGAACCAACATTCAAAGAAGTTTTGGTAGAGGAGACTGAAAGTtcagaagatgatgatgagcAAGATTTAGTGTCTGAACGGAGCAGAACGTTAGTTgataaagttttcaaattttttgggTTGAAAAAACGTTTGAATGACACTTCTCTGGGGAAGTCAGAAACCTACAAGACAGTGTCTACTGGTCCCAGGTATATTTTTGGATACCATCCTCATGGAGTTATTTCAATGGGTGGGGTTGGTTTATTTGCTACTAATTCATTACGTAACGAGCCATATACGCCATTtctaaaatttttgaaaccATTCTTCCATGACAGTTCCAAAGGTGAACGTTTATTTCCTGGTCTTGgaaatattttcttgttgacAATTACCACACAATTTGCCATACCATTTTATCGTGATTATTTAATGGGATTGGGGGTTACTAGTGCATCAGCAAAGAATATTAGAAGTTTGATTAGCAACGGTGATAATTCTGTCTGTATTGTAGTTGGTGGGGCAGAAGAGTCTTTGTTAAACAATATGGTTGCTAAACATGCCAGAGTTGGTTATGGGTATAAAGAAAACCAGGACATTAACGGAAGCGACGCAGAGGATGATCaaccagaagaagaagaacaacaacaacaacaacaaccaaatgGAAGTGTTGAAGTTGACAAGAAGACCACGAAAGAAGTTGGTGAAAAAACATCAAGCCAACCATCTAAGCGTGAagttaaattgattttaaacaAACGTAAAGGATTTGTTAAATTGGCCATAGAGTTGGGTAATGTTGCTTTGGTACCAACTTTTGCATTTGGTGAAGCAGATGTTTACAGATTGGTCCAACCAAGTCCTACATCTATGATGTATAAATTCCAGAAATGGATGAAAGGCATTTTCCTGTTTACCATTCCTTTATTCAGTGCTCGAGGTGTTTTCATTTACGATTACGGGTTGTTACCATTTAGAAATCCTATAAACATTTGTGTTGGTAAGCCAATATATATCCCCGCTGGAGCTTTGCAGGAATACAAACAGCAACATCCAGAAGAGTTTACTGAGGAAGAAACTAAACCaccaatgaaaaaatcTGGGTCATTTACcgatatttttaaaatgaATGGAGAAACACCAAAAGTTTCCacaatcaaaacaaaaataccACCTGCATTATTGGACAAGTACCATAAGTTATATGTTGACGAGTTGAGAAATGTCTATGAAGAGAATAAACATAAGTTTGGTTATGGAGATGTCGAATTCAGTATCGTCGAATAA
- a CDS encoding uncharacterized protein (Predicted ORF from Assembly 19; removed from Assembly 20; restored based on comparative genome analysis) — protein sequence MLCNQALIRNTPRFVRCLSRGATGAPIITSKKEILDKQKTKPSPSEVKPVSRRLKSASKKKQEKTKTTSKYLPLSALPHFPNPEEARMGRPRGIDFQIPKESLKSSEVKISKEFDKEARDLAGKIESFSQKEADDQALIAISKEIGKYLEPELNRMYPTKEHPMRKSLSGMSKINPTLDKIEDSYLWEILPPKKSFGIPPYQRGDPLGFKEWENKLIEKEEKKQLEDEAYKKKYGKMMAEVSDADSFITSKRGARKRINRKLLKNYKKLEKDAKLPAKDKLVIEVIKL from the coding sequence ATGCTTTGTAACCAAGCTTTAATAAGAAATACACCACGCTTTGTAAGATGTTTATCTCGAGGTGCCACCGGCGCTCCAATAATAACATCGAAGAAAGAGATCTTggataaacaaaaaaccaAACCTAGCCCATCAGAAGTGAAACCAGTTTCCCGCCGATTAAAGAGTGCTtctaaaaagaaacaggAAAAAACGAAAACTACAAGCAAGTATCTTCCGTTATCAGCATTACCACATTTCCCCAATCCCGAAGAAGCTAGAATGGGAAGACCTCGTGGAATCGATTTCCAAATACCAAAGGAATCTCTTAAACTGTCAGAAgtgaaaatatcaaaagaaTTTGACAAGGAAGCACGCGACCTTGCTGGTAAAATTGAGAGTTTTTCCCAAAAGGAAGCTGACGACCAAGCATTAATTGCCATTTCTAAAGAAATAGGAAAATACTTGGAACCCGAGCTAAATAGAATGTATCCTACTAAGGAACACCCAATGAGAAAATCATTATCCGGTATGAGTAAGATAAATCCAACGTTAGATAAAATCGAAGATAGCTATTTGTGGGAGATTTTACCTCCAAAAAAGCTGTTTGGTATACCGCCATATCAACGAGGTGATCCTTTAGGATTCAAGGAATGGGAAAACAAACTTATtgagaaagaagaaaagaaacagttagaagatgaagcttacaagaaaaagtaTGGGAAGATGATGGCAGAAGTAAGTGATGCTGATTCATTTATTACGTCAAAACGCGGTGCACGAAAGAGaataaatagaaaattACTTAAAAACTATAAGAAGTTGGAAAAAGATGCTAAACTCCCTGCAAAAGACAAATTAGTTATAGAGGTCATAAAATTGTGA
- a CDS encoding uncharacterized protein (Protein of unknown function), with amino-acid sequence MAINAWSSASFWEKLSILPARSRASLSNSFDIFTSDSLRDSFGIWKSIPRGLPILASSGLGKCGNADNGRYLLVVFVFSCFFLEALFNRRETGFTSDGLGLVFCLSKISFFDVIIGAPVAPRDKHLTKRGVFLIKAWLQSILDSLI; translated from the coding sequence ATGGCAATTAATGCTTGGTCGTCAGCTTCCTTTTGGGAAAAACTCTCAATTTTACCAGCAAGGTCGCGTGCTTCCTTGTCAAAttcttttgatattttcacTTCTGACAGTTTAAGAGATTCCTTTGGTATTTGGAAATCGATTCCACGAGGTCTTCCCATTCTAGCTTCTTCGGGATTGGGGAAATGTGGTAATGCTGATAACGGAAGATACTTGCTTGTAGTTTTCGTTTTTTcctgtttctttttagaAGCACTCTTTAATCGGCGGGAAACTGGTTTCACTTCTGATGGGCTAGGTTtggttttttgtttatccAAGATCTCTTTCTTCGATGTTATTATTGGAGCGCCGGTGGCACCTCGAGATAAACATCTTACAAAGCGTGGTGTATTTCTTATTAAAGCTTGGTTACAAAGCATCCTTGatagtttgatttga